A portion of the Terriglobia bacterium genome contains these proteins:
- a CDS encoding tetratricopeptide repeat protein has protein sequence MKKRFVAVLVATILLGGISTFAAAQAQTQPQTPAPKPVPKQPQAKTQQEYDAYSKFSSETDFTKKTAMGEQFIKDFPDSELNVPYVLPQVVVGYQQLNNYEKTVECGEKILAADSSNAFALFMLSTVIPERIKDDDLDRQQKLDHTTDYAKKLLEVANSMQKPAPMTEDQWKMQKAQLQGGAYSALGFVALHKKSYDEAISEYKKSLEVYPKDPIAYYRLGLSYSFAKKNDEALKALATSVAMNGPSQAKSYLEQLYKAKNNGSLDGLDKMISEAASGLK, from the coding sequence ATGAAAAAGCGATTTGTCGCGGTCTTGGTCGCCACCATCCTCCTTGGGGGGATCTCCACTTTCGCGGCAGCACAGGCGCAAACGCAGCCCCAGACACCGGCCCCCAAGCCGGTGCCCAAGCAGCCCCAAGCCAAGACACAGCAGGAATATGATGCCTATTCAAAGTTCAGTTCGGAAACCGATTTCACCAAGAAGACAGCGATGGGAGAGCAATTCATCAAGGATTTTCCAGACTCTGAACTCAACGTCCCGTACGTTCTTCCGCAGGTGGTAGTGGGCTATCAACAACTCAACAACTACGAGAAAACCGTCGAGTGCGGTGAGAAGATCCTGGCGGCGGATTCCTCGAACGCCTTTGCCTTATTCATGCTCTCAACGGTGATTCCGGAGCGCATCAAAGACGATGACCTCGACCGCCAGCAGAAGCTCGACCACACCACGGACTATGCCAAGAAGCTGTTGGAGGTCGCAAACTCCATGCAAAAGCCCGCCCCGATGACCGAGGATCAGTGGAAGATGCAGAAGGCGCAACTTCAGGGCGGAGCCTATTCAGCTTTGGGGTTCGTGGCTCTGCACAAGAAGAGCTACGATGAGGCGATTTCCGAATACAAGAAGTCGCTGGAGGTTTATCCCAAGGATCCGATCGCCTATTATCGTCTCGGGCTCTCCTATTCCTTTGCCAAGAAGAATGACGAGGCCCTGAAGGCCTTGGCCACGAGTGTCGCGATGAATGGCCCTTCGCAAGCCAAGTCCTATCTGGAACAGCTGTACAAGGCCAAGAACAATGGCTCCCTGGACGGCTTGGACAAAATGATTAGTGAGGCGGCCTCCGGTTTAAAGTAG
- a CDS encoding RtcB family protein, translating to MAAPHLFGTSALTMPKEKFIRKGPAYWIINPSLTRNKKIPVIANENILETITDRVIQQASNTANAEGVESVVLNPDAHEGYGAPIGCVVVTSDTLMPGPVGFDISCSMSFLQTDLQPADVLDRRVRRTLIQEIEKRIALGAGSKPAPLQQRVTPQEFHEIIGRGPEAREILTSHDVDLSWTGNLERKWLEADPDVISKRAFERGFDQLGSLGGGNHFIEMETSEIVDSKLASHFGVGEGVVIVTHCGSRGFGHQIASEFFKQLEHDFKAADQPFPGNDRELVFCYRDTPRGERYWKSVGCGANFAIVNHLFINTALRDSLRTIFPGVNCYLVYLISHNLVQPEVIEGKTKFVHRKGATRALPSGHPLLQGTKFEATGHPALVPGSALAGSSLMVADVNSHLTHHSVNHGAGRAMGRNQARRTLDQKSVDEEMERHDVLFNYRHYPIDESAAAYKNYEDVIQSMLEARIARLVSRHKPLMVLKGND from the coding sequence ATGGCTGCTCCACATTTATTTGGCACATCCGCCTTGACCATGCCGAAGGAAAAATTCATTCGTAAAGGTCCAGCGTACTGGATCATCAACCCCTCCCTGACCCGGAACAAGAAGATCCCGGTCATCGCCAATGAGAATATCCTGGAGACGATTACGGACCGCGTCATCCAACAGGCCTCCAACACCGCCAATGCCGAGGGTGTTGAGAGCGTGGTGCTAAACCCCGACGCCCATGAGGGCTACGGGGCGCCGATCGGCTGCGTGGTCGTCACCTCTGACACCCTCATGCCGGGTCCGGTCGGGTTTGACATCAGTTGTTCGATGAGCTTTCTCCAGACCGACCTGCAGCCCGCCGACGTTCTCGACCGGCGTGTCCGCCGGACCCTGATCCAGGAAATTGAGAAGCGAATCGCCCTGGGAGCGGGCTCCAAGCCGGCGCCGCTGCAACAACGGGTGACGCCACAGGAATTCCACGAGATCATCGGACGCGGCCCGGAGGCGCGGGAGATTCTCACGAGTCATGACGTGGATCTCAGTTGGACGGGAAATTTGGAACGAAAGTGGCTCGAGGCCGACCCGGACGTGATCAGCAAGCGCGCTTTTGAGAGAGGATTTGATCAGCTCGGATCCCTGGGCGGAGGCAATCATTTCATTGAAATGGAGACCAGTGAGATCGTGGATTCAAAGCTGGCCAGCCATTTCGGCGTCGGGGAGGGAGTCGTGATTGTCACCCACTGCGGCTCGCGCGGGTTCGGCCACCAGATTGCCTCCGAGTTCTTTAAGCAGCTCGAACACGATTTCAAAGCAGCCGACCAACCCTTCCCCGGAAATGACCGGGAATTGGTATTCTGCTACCGTGACACGCCCAGAGGGGAACGTTACTGGAAGTCGGTGGGCTGCGGGGCGAACTTTGCCATCGTGAACCATCTCTTCATCAACACCGCGCTCCGCGATTCACTCCGGACCATCTTTCCCGGCGTGAATTGTTATCTGGTCTACCTGATATCGCATAACCTCGTCCAGCCGGAAGTGATCGAGGGAAAAACAAAGTTCGTTCACCGAAAGGGTGCGACACGGGCCCTTCCTTCGGGCCATCCCTTGCTGCAGGGGACCAAGTTTGAAGCCACGGGGCATCCCGCGCTCGTGCCCGGGTCCGCCCTGGCTGGATCGAGCCTGATGGTTGCTGATGTCAATTCCCACCTCACCCACCACTCCGTCAACCATGGGGCGGGACGCGCCATGGGTCGGAACCAGGCGCGCCGCACCCTCGATCAAAAATCGGTCGACGAAGAGATGGAACGTCATGACGTCCTCTTTAATTATCGCCACTATCCGATCGACGAGTCTGCCGCCGCCTACAAGAATTACGAGGACGTCATTCAATCCATGCTCGAGGCGAGGATCGCCCGCCTCGTCTCGAGGCACAAGCCGCTGATGGTGTTGAAGGGAAATGACTAG
- a CDS encoding tetratricopeptide repeat protein produces the protein MLSNPDVIERAVELFRQAYEKQMSGDLDEAVDLYRESIEVFPTAEAHTFLGWTYSFQGRIDEAIEECRCAIQVDPDFGNPYNDIGVYLIELGRPDEAVPWLEKAIEAKRYDAYHYPHYNLGRIYLAKEMYTRARTCLERSLEIAPGYTLARGALDQLKRKIN, from the coding sequence ATGCTCAGTAATCCTGATGTGATCGAGCGCGCCGTCGAATTATTTCGACAGGCGTATGAAAAACAGATGAGCGGCGATTTGGACGAGGCCGTTGATCTCTACCGGGAATCCATCGAGGTCTTCCCCACAGCGGAAGCACATACTTTTCTGGGGTGGACCTACAGCTTTCAGGGCCGGATCGATGAAGCGATCGAAGAATGCAGGTGCGCCATTCAGGTCGATCCGGATTTTGGAAATCCCTACAACGATATCGGTGTTTACCTGATTGAGTTGGGCCGTCCCGACGAGGCGGTCCCTTGGCTTGAAAAGGCCATCGAAGCAAAGCGGTATGATGCCTATCATTATCCTCACTACAACCTCGGGCGAATCTATCTTGCCAAAGAAATGTACACCCGGGCCCGCACCTGCCTGGAGCGTTCGCTTGAGATCGCTCCGGGTTACACCCTGGCTCGCGGGGCACTGGACCAACTGAAACGGAAGATCAATTAA
- a CDS encoding DJ-1/PfpI family protein: MVISKLTNKRVVMVIAPDQFRDEELLVPRQILEAAGATVKVASRSKMECTGMLGAKVKPELLISEVKMAEFDAIVVVGGMGSPEYLWGDRLLHALLVEAQASGKTTAAICLSGAVLARAGVLTGRRATVYQTADSMKEFEKGGVVYTGEPVTVDGNLVTGENPDAARAFGEAIVAKLTAPAGVSRGTTA; this comes from the coding sequence ATGGTCATATCGAAGCTCACCAACAAGAGGGTGGTCATGGTGATTGCCCCCGATCAATTTCGGGATGAGGAACTGCTTGTCCCCCGGCAGATCCTCGAGGCGGCTGGCGCCACGGTAAAGGTGGCTAGCCGCTCCAAAATGGAATGTACGGGAATGTTGGGCGCGAAGGTAAAGCCGGAGTTGCTGATTTCGGAGGTAAAAATGGCAGAATTCGATGCCATCGTGGTGGTGGGTGGAATGGGGTCTCCGGAGTATCTTTGGGGAGATCGGCTGTTGCATGCCCTGCTTGTTGAAGCCCAAGCCTCCGGGAAGACGACGGCGGCGATTTGTCTTTCTGGGGCCGTTCTGGCGCGGGCCGGTGTCCTCACGGGTCGCCGGGCCACGGTATACCAAACGGCAGACTCCATGAAAGAGTTTGAAAAAGGAGGCGTCGTTTATACGGGAGAGCCGGTGACGGTGGATGGAAATCTGGTGACGGGCGAGAACCCCGATGCCGCAAGGGCATTCGGCGAAGCCATCGTGGCAAAATTGACCGCCCCGGCGGGTGTAAGTCGAGGGACGACCGCCTAG
- a CDS encoding O-methyltransferase, whose amino-acid sequence MNEITNREVERYVYDLLPRRDAVLRRMETEATKRSIPIIGPAVARVIYLLATGIGAKRVFEMGSAIGYSTLWLARAVGEQGEVFYTDGNPKNAREAEGYFKRAGVSKRIHVMVGNALDLIQQVKGNFDIIFNDVDKHWYPDVFGLAVPRVRKGGLFITDNVLWDGRVARSRPDLTTRKIQEFNHLIYSSNRLFSTILPIRDGVAVCRKL is encoded by the coding sequence ATGAACGAGATTACAAATCGCGAAGTGGAGCGGTACGTTTACGATTTGCTCCCGCGCCGGGACGCCGTGTTGAGGAGGATGGAAACGGAAGCAACAAAGCGTTCCATCCCGATCATTGGTCCAGCGGTAGCCCGGGTCATCTATCTCCTGGCCACCGGGATCGGCGCGAAGCGGGTTTTTGAAATGGGCTCCGCGATTGGCTACTCGACCCTGTGGCTGGCGAGGGCGGTGGGAGAGCAGGGCGAAGTGTTCTACACGGATGGAAACCCAAAGAACGCGAGGGAAGCCGAAGGGTATTTCAAGCGCGCCGGAGTTTCAAAGAGAATTCACGTGATGGTAGGCAATGCCCTGGATCTCATTCAACAGGTAAAGGGCAATTTCGATATCATCTTCAACGATGTCGATAAGCACTGGTATCCGGACGTCTTCGGATTGGCGGTTCCACGAGTCCGCAAGGGAGGTCTATTTATCACCGATAATGTCCTCTGGGATGGCCGTGTCGCCCGTTCGCGGCCTGATCTTACGACACGAAAGATCCAGGAGTTCAATCATCTGATCTACTCTTCAAACAGGCTCTTCTCCACGATTCTCCCGATTCGCGACGGCGTGGCAGTGTGCCGGAAGCTTTGA
- a CDS encoding AsmA family protein, whose amino-acid sequence MNRSSFKKVFKKTLRVAVILLLVVVILSFIVDITPIHDFLINRFSRRIETALTHAMGRSVKGINLNFTVISGLGFNLENVYVEEAPGFGSEPFLYADRVHFVVSWRSLLLGRFELSRITLRQASLNLVRNAEGRWNFETWFAGSVPPPAEATIPGPRAQGRPSPPGTIRPLPLRIYLDGDRINFKDLSGPYEKKVFILTEVTGKIEPAWFSNGIDFDVKMKPTRTDVAMENSGSLRLNGSLGPFPTSSFWSAGIQGQARLEKFPYSDVFSLLTGRTTYLHGLFDGRASFNGPLNGPLHLSGAVDLLDLHSWAALPREQFHSATLQFPHADLRIGGSFTISGALLVVGTSQFTVTGGLDRLSRPAMDFMVVSEKFMLDDALNVARGFTSRIPPETHLRGEAKVEYRLTGPWGSPVMSGRISSPEGRMESRFLASPVTFGPVKISLADRVLAWDSIEVGNRRQPPVQFRGSLANLFAPPQWTLEMTGSEVEIEGLEKIGRSLGFWPLAPRAEGVADFALHWGIGKKPADRASLTGSFSGHDITLHPEGANDLHMDAVKYEGKNDASLLTVTRLTWGASMASGNLQFHGLDYRQGEARLSASVLDVGELLQLGIQAGIRFEGTPSGNAPPSSRRSDFHWTGTLSAMTLQFNRLRVNNLRSDFEVLRHSLLLDRFSLEAYGGSSQGHLHLDWPEGRPRMRVEGNAENMNLDTLTALLTPMDSVVEGNVSGEYAFTGEKQKGQSWRDALSGHVRASVRDLRNVGLKIPLAAAELRSRLNISSSAVPRDTPFTLDLDLDYTPETIKIGHAHLMRGDFKGTFSGTCSRTLELDLAGTAEKSAPRKGHPATPIPISIRGPVDHVQITLTGPAPHQ is encoded by the coding sequence ATGAATCGATCCTCCTTCAAGAAGGTGTTCAAGAAGACCCTGCGGGTGGCCGTTATCCTTCTCCTCGTCGTGGTCATCCTCTCTTTCATCGTCGATATCACCCCCATTCATGATTTCCTGATCAACCGATTTTCCCGCCGAATCGAGACCGCCTTGACCCACGCCATGGGTCGTTCGGTGAAAGGGATCAACCTGAACTTCACCGTTATTTCAGGGCTTGGGTTCAACTTGGAAAATGTCTATGTCGAGGAAGCTCCCGGATTTGGGAGCGAGCCCTTTTTGTACGCGGATCGTGTTCATTTTGTCGTGAGTTGGCGTTCGCTTTTGCTGGGACGATTCGAACTCTCTCGAATCACGCTCCGACAGGCGAGCCTCAATCTTGTCCGCAATGCTGAAGGTCGATGGAATTTTGAAACGTGGTTCGCGGGTTCAGTGCCCCCCCCCGCAGAGGCGACGATCCCGGGCCCACGGGCCCAAGGCCGGCCTTCACCGCCAGGAACCATCCGCCCCCTGCCCTTGAGGATTTATCTTGACGGGGACCGGATTAACTTCAAGGATCTCAGCGGTCCTTACGAGAAGAAGGTATTCATCCTGACCGAGGTCACTGGAAAAATAGAGCCAGCGTGGTTCAGCAACGGGATCGACTTTGACGTAAAAATGAAGCCGACGAGGACAGATGTAGCAATGGAAAATTCAGGATCGCTCCGGTTGAACGGCTCTCTGGGTCCGTTCCCAACTTCTTCATTCTGGTCTGCGGGCATTCAAGGGCAGGCGAGGCTCGAGAAGTTTCCGTACTCTGACGTCTTCTCTTTGCTGACCGGGAGAACAACCTACCTCCATGGCCTGTTCGATGGGCGCGCCAGCTTCAACGGTCCACTGAACGGACCCCTCCATCTGAGCGGTGCGGTCGACCTCCTGGACCTGCACTCGTGGGCCGCACTTCCCCGGGAACAATTTCATTCGGCAACCCTCCAGTTCCCCCACGCGGATCTGCGCATCGGCGGTTCTTTCACGATTTCGGGGGCCCTGTTAGTGGTCGGGACGAGCCAGTTCACGGTCACGGGCGGACTTGATCGTCTTTCCCGGCCCGCCATGGACTTCATGGTGGTTTCGGAGAAATTCATGCTGGACGACGCGTTGAACGTAGCCCGCGGCTTCACCAGCCGGATTCCTCCGGAGACCCATTTGAGAGGTGAAGCAAAGGTGGAATATCGATTGACCGGACCCTGGGGTTCCCCTGTGATGTCGGGAAGGATATCCAGTCCGGAAGGGCGGATGGAAAGCCGGTTTCTAGCGAGTCCGGTGACGTTCGGTCCGGTAAAGATCTCGTTGGCCGATAGGGTTCTGGCCTGGGATTCCATCGAGGTGGGCAACCGCCGGCAACCTCCCGTCCAGTTCAGAGGCTCCCTTGCAAATCTCTTTGCACCTCCGCAGTGGACCCTGGAGATGACAGGGTCCGAAGTCGAGATCGAGGGCTTGGAGAAGATCGGACGCAGCCTGGGTTTCTGGCCCTTGGCTCCAAGGGCTGAAGGGGTGGCGGATTTTGCACTGCACTGGGGGATAGGGAAGAAGCCGGCAGACCGGGCATCCCTTACCGGCAGTTTCTCCGGTCACGACATCACGCTTCACCCGGAAGGCGCGAATGACCTTCACATGGATGCGGTCAAGTATGAAGGGAAGAACGATGCCTCCCTGCTTACCGTCACGCGGTTGACTTGGGGCGCCTCGATGGCGTCAGGCAATCTCCAGTTCCACGGACTGGATTACCGCCAGGGCGAGGCGAGGTTGAGTGCGAGCGTTTTGGATGTCGGTGAATTACTGCAGCTGGGTATTCAGGCGGGGATTCGTTTCGAGGGAACGCCTTCCGGGAACGCTCCGCCCTCATCTCGCCGTTCCGATTTCCATTGGACGGGGACGCTGAGCGCGATGACGCTTCAGTTCAATCGCCTCCGCGTGAATAATCTCCGTTCAGATTTCGAAGTTCTGCGCCATTCGCTGTTGTTGGATCGGTTCTCGCTGGAAGCCTATGGCGGGAGCAGCCAAGGCCACCTGCATCTGGACTGGCCGGAGGGACGCCCCCGTATGCGGGTTGAAGGGAATGCGGAAAACATGAATCTCGATACCCTGACGGCCTTGCTCACTCCGATGGATTCCGTGGTGGAGGGGAATGTCTCGGGCGAATATGCCTTTACCGGGGAAAAGCAAAAGGGCCAGTCGTGGAGAGACGCCCTCTCGGGCCATGTGCGCGCCAGTGTCCGCGATCTCAGAAACGTGGGTTTAAAAATTCCTCTTGCCGCAGCGGAGTTGCGCTCGCGCCTGAATATCTCATCCTCGGCCGTGCCTCGCGACACGCCATTCACGCTCGATCTCGATCTGGACTACACCCCGGAGACCATTAAGATTGGTCACGCCCACCTGATGCGAGGCGATTTCAAGGGGACTTTTTCCGGAACGTGCTCCAGGACGTTGGAACTGGATCTGGCCGGGACAGCCGAAAAATCAGCCCCCAGGAAAGGTCATCCTGCTACACCCATCCCCATCAGTATCCGGGGACCCGTCGACCATGTTCAAATCACCCTCACCGGGCCGGCTCCCCATCAATGA
- the rnc gene encoding ribonuclease III: MYKFHRPDLLERAMTHSSCANEQGLSADNEQLEFLGDSVLGLIISDRLVKHYPELNEGKLSKLKSFLVSAKNLYLVAERLELGKYLRLGRGEEKTGGRVKHALLVDGLEALIAAIYLDGGFQSAERFVDEFIFSCVREIDLEMLDMTDPKSALQEKLQALKRMPAEYMVIRETGPDHCKVFTVEVRVGDDFRGAAEGMSKKTAEQEAARLALRHFSGASE, translated from the coding sequence GTGTACAAGTTCCATCGGCCTGACTTGCTGGAACGCGCGATGACGCACAGTTCCTGCGCGAATGAACAGGGGCTCTCAGCCGACAACGAACAACTGGAATTCCTTGGAGACTCGGTGTTAGGGCTGATCATCAGCGATCGCCTCGTGAAGCATTACCCCGAGCTCAATGAGGGGAAGCTTTCGAAGTTGAAGTCCTTCCTGGTCAGCGCGAAGAACCTCTACCTGGTGGCGGAGCGTTTGGAGCTCGGCAAATATCTGCGGCTCGGCCGGGGTGAAGAGAAAACCGGAGGTCGCGTCAAGCACGCGTTGCTCGTGGATGGCTTGGAAGCCCTGATTGCGGCCATTTATCTGGATGGCGGTTTTCAATCGGCTGAGCGGTTTGTGGACGAGTTCATCTTCTCCTGCGTCCGTGAAATTGACCTTGAGATGTTGGACATGACCGATCCCAAATCGGCGCTCCAGGAAAAGCTTCAGGCGCTTAAGCGCATGCCCGCCGAGTATATGGTGATCCGGGAGACCGGGCCGGATCATTGCAAGGTTTTCACCGTCGAGGTCCGCGTGGGCGATGATTTCCGAGGGGCGGCGGAGGGCATGAGCAAGAAAACGGCGGAACAGGAAGCGGCGCGACTTGCCCTGCGACACTTCTCAGGCGCTTCCGAATGA
- a CDS encoding DUF3352 domain-containing protein, producing MTKMLRLPRQRKLIFALVGTLVLVVAAILFLQPKPFNAYVPADCIGYFEIPNLEDVVHFIRAPGFMAETTDGVQTPSTRPWLEALLNRFEVTPRQLNSTQVGLIFTSASAEAGQTIKLNAVLMVRIHSFWVKNLKLTPRTIAERLSLPDFFITTETLGGKDVAVLSRSQPGQKILVSVYRDAVLLSNEREALAEVLSAMEGLSPSVTDTTAWKASSPRFPDRPILRGFFAGPSVLNLLRDFLVRNYPPFEDPARTSKFLDALGLNRIQAIHYSAQADSLGVRDLWHFQVADPTPATPSLISIFVHQSGKGMELIPLSSLPSNTVLVRYASTVQAQEMWSTFAKALGILTDQEAPQNRDLMIAMFEGALGLHIQRDLLANLSGTVAFLETEGTSVERGRGWLLAFKARDPLKLQNAFSRVIAEDRQPKSQQVGSATVFYSDLESKSRPPLGPVLTGAPAYATRGDILYFGPDKDALVAAVESLQQKSEAPGASLPHSLDPHAPYLSLTLPLAAKNSQGAGSHSAPSLRHRTNSASEIKEEEGGFRFLQVSSCGILCALLDQGTRAVH from the coding sequence ATGACGAAAATGCTGCGTCTCCCCAGACAAAGAAAACTGATCTTTGCGCTCGTCGGAACCCTGGTTCTTGTCGTCGCCGCCATTCTCTTCCTGCAACCCAAACCATTCAATGCATACGTGCCCGCCGACTGCATTGGTTATTTTGAGATCCCGAACCTGGAAGACGTCGTTCATTTCATTCGCGCTCCCGGCTTCATGGCTGAAACCACCGACGGGGTTCAAACTCCCTCGACCCGGCCGTGGCTGGAAGCCCTGTTGAACCGGTTTGAGGTGACCCCGCGCCAGCTGAATTCGACTCAAGTCGGGTTGATTTTCACCTCAGCCTCCGCCGAAGCCGGTCAGACGATCAAATTAAACGCTGTCCTGATGGTGCGGATCCATTCATTTTGGGTGAAGAACCTCAAGCTCACGCCACGGACAATCGCAGAGAGACTTTCCCTCCCGGACTTTTTTATTACAACCGAGACGTTAGGAGGAAAGGATGTGGCAGTGCTCTCCCGATCCCAGCCGGGGCAAAAAATCCTCGTTTCCGTGTACCGCGATGCCGTGCTCCTGAGTAATGAACGGGAAGCCCTTGCTGAGGTCCTGTCAGCTATGGAGGGGCTGTCTCCATCCGTCACCGACACCACCGCCTGGAAGGCATCCTCGCCGAGATTTCCGGATCGCCCCATTCTTCGAGGTTTCTTTGCGGGCCCGAGCGTGCTCAATCTCCTGCGCGACTTCCTTGTCCGCAATTATCCCCCCTTTGAAGACCCCGCAAGAACTTCAAAGTTTTTGGATGCCTTGGGTTTAAACCGGATCCAAGCGATACATTACAGTGCGCAGGCGGACTCCCTGGGGGTCCGTGATCTATGGCATTTCCAAGTGGCGGATCCAACTCCCGCCACCCCCTCCCTGATTTCGATCTTTGTCCACCAGAGTGGAAAGGGGATGGAACTGATTCCGCTGAGTTCACTTCCGTCAAATACGGTGTTGGTCCGGTACGCCTCGACCGTGCAGGCGCAGGAAATGTGGTCCACCTTTGCCAAGGCGCTCGGCATCTTGACGGATCAGGAGGCCCCGCAGAATCGGGATCTAATGATCGCAATGTTCGAGGGGGCGCTCGGCCTCCACATCCAACGCGATTTGCTGGCTAACCTGTCGGGGACGGTCGCATTCCTGGAGACTGAAGGGACATCCGTCGAGAGAGGCAGGGGATGGCTGCTCGCCTTCAAGGCTCGCGACCCCTTGAAACTTCAGAATGCCTTTTCCAGAGTCATCGCTGAGGACCGTCAGCCAAAATCTCAGCAAGTGGGATCGGCCACAGTGTTCTATTCAGATCTCGAATCCAAATCCCGCCCACCCCTCGGCCCCGTCCTGACGGGTGCCCCTGCATACGCCACTCGCGGCGACATTCTTTACTTTGGCCCGGACAAAGATGCTTTAGTTGCCGCCGTTGAATCCCTTCAACAGAAATCGGAGGCTCCGGGGGCTTCTCTTCCGCACTCTCTCGACCCTCATGCGCCATATCTTTCGCTTACCCTGCCGCTCGCCGCAAAGAATTCCCAGGGCGCCGGGTCGCACTCCGCGCCGTCCCTCCGGCATCGAACGAACTCTGCTTCAGAAATCAAAGAGGAAGAGGGTGGTTTTCGATTCCTTCAGGTTTCATCATGCGGAATTCTTTGTGCCTTACTTGATCAAGGAACTCGGGCAGTTCATTGA
- a CDS encoding PEGA domain-containing protein: MKKGRQAGILLISIVLLLGLAGASRAQWYSEKEIKKLRKSSRAVVTLAQASVRLDVHPKDALVYVDGNLAGTVQDFNGRNERLFLFPGRHTIELRDPNYETFSTDVKVLPEQDFRLKVRMHKRG, translated from the coding sequence ATGAAGAAAGGCAGGCAGGCAGGAATTCTCTTAATCAGTATCGTATTGTTGTTGGGGTTAGCCGGTGCATCCCGTGCCCAATGGTACAGCGAAAAGGAGATTAAGAAACTACGCAAAAGCTCGCGCGCGGTTGTCACCCTGGCGCAGGCTTCCGTGCGACTGGATGTCCATCCGAAAGACGCCCTTGTTTATGTGGATGGCAATCTGGCTGGGACGGTACAAGATTTCAATGGCCGTAACGAACGACTTTTTCTCTTTCCCGGACGGCACACCATCGAGCTGCGCGATCCCAATTATGAGACCTTCTCGACCGATGTGAAGGTCCTCCCCGAACAAGACTTCCGGCTGAAGGTCCGCATGCACAAACGGGGATAG
- a CDS encoding glycosyltransferase family 2 protein has protein sequence MLTTFYVLAILVVIQGVVSASEGVRYHRYILSTPRRERVEGPPPRVTVIVPCKGDEHELVENLDAVLRQDSPAFETIFVTASADDPAQAVFEELRIKFPWQTIKSVVAGTSDQRGEKVNNLLEALDRSDPSSEVFVFADSDAQPPPFWLGELVAPLHDPESAAGASTGYRWYLPERQNPPSVLRSAWNAGIVTLLGPHDNNFCWGGSMAIRRETFERARVRDYWQHSISDDYSLTQALRDARLSIHFVPQCLLPSRGRTTWREVTEWSTRQLILTRIYWNKLWKLAAISQTVFSLVFLTATALLPREWRLFSSTKNSAPAFFSWIAQLPVTSLLFTIFVLGFIRGLFRWLSVRVILSDHRENLNHFAWAYIFLPPVISLFSAYILWRSAMTRLVAWRGKVYELVSSREVKVLQ, from the coding sequence GTGCTGACAACCTTCTATGTGCTGGCGATCCTTGTGGTGATCCAGGGTGTCGTCTCAGCGTCGGAGGGTGTGCGCTACCATCGATACATTCTATCCACCCCGCGCCGGGAGAGGGTTGAAGGGCCACCGCCGAGGGTCACCGTGATCGTGCCTTGCAAAGGCGATGAGCACGAACTGGTGGAAAATCTGGACGCCGTCCTCCGCCAGGATTCTCCAGCGTTCGAAACCATCTTTGTCACGGCCTCCGCGGATGATCCGGCCCAAGCGGTCTTTGAAGAACTGCGGATCAAGTTTCCCTGGCAAACCATCAAGAGTGTGGTCGCTGGCACGAGTGACCAGCGCGGTGAGAAGGTAAATAATCTGTTGGAAGCGCTCGACCGATCCGATCCTTCCTCAGAGGTTTTTGTCTTTGCTGATTCCGATGCCCAGCCTCCCCCCTTTTGGTTAGGTGAACTGGTCGCTCCACTGCATGACCCGGAATCAGCGGCGGGCGCCTCCACCGGATATCGGTGGTACCTCCCGGAACGTCAAAACCCACCCAGCGTGCTGCGGAGTGCCTGGAATGCCGGGATTGTGACCCTGCTGGGACCCCATGACAATAATTTCTGCTGGGGCGGTTCCATGGCCATCCGAAGAGAAACATTTGAGCGCGCCAGAGTCAGGGATTACTGGCAGCATTCTATCAGCGACGATTATTCATTGACGCAAGCCCTTCGGGATGCCCGACTGTCAATCCACTTTGTGCCTCAATGCCTGCTCCCATCGCGAGGACGCACCACGTGGCGGGAGGTCACGGAATGGAGCACACGCCAACTCATCCTGACACGGATTTATTGGAATAAACTCTGGAAGCTGGCGGCCATCTCACAAACGGTCTTTTCTCTTGTCTTTCTTACGGCTACGGCGCTACTGCCGCGCGAATGGCGGTTATTTTCTTCGACGAAGAATTCCGCACCAGCCTTCTTCAGTTGGATCGCCCAGCTCCCCGTGACCAGTCTTTTGTTTACGATCTTCGTCCTTGGGTTTATTCGGGGGCTCTTTCGGTGGCTTTCTGTGAGAGTCATTCTTTCAGACCACCGGGAGAACCTCAATCACTTCGCCTGGGCCTACATCTTCCTGCCGCCGGTGATCTCCCTCTTTAGCGCATACATCCTCTGGCGCTCGGCCATGACTCGCCTGGTGGCGTGGCGGGGCAAGGTCTACGAGCTGGTCTCGTCGCGGGAGGTCAAGGTCCTGCAATGA